Proteins encoded in a region of the Vicia villosa cultivar HV-30 ecotype Madison, WI linkage group LG5, Vvil1.0, whole genome shotgun sequence genome:
- the LOC131606551 gene encoding organic cation/carnitine transporter 3-like: MASIEELPDSTRLAKDEYEKEIPSSDEMIERSLGTFGWVEFVQCILVSFAMFFDAQQAFITIYTDDYPTWHCTNSTLCNSNSDICKIPKSSWSWDGPSQKTIISQFHLECASDFIIGLPQSSFFIGCLIGTFALATLADTSLGRKNMLILSCLSMSVASIVIVFSTNVWIYSGFKFLIGFWRASIGTCVLVLLTEKVSTEWRFTVGIVEYFCFTLGYMSLPGVAYIFRFSSWKNIYIWTSIPAIIYSIVGYCFVTESPRWLLMQGRNQEAIAMLKGMTSQENEDLTASLLLSAPPKQRASVFQLYSSITTLFERRWALKRMLAIMVLGIGIGIVYFGMPLAVGNLGFDIYLAVVFNALMEIPSCVATYFLENRQRKPSILSFSLASGISCVLCVVAGSRLQGIKVGLALISFFSACTAYNVFLIYIIELFPTSVRNTTTSLVRQAIVFGNIFSPFLISAGRKNDAFSYGVFGVVIILSCVTLLGLPETKGLALCDTMDQQERKEKSYVM; the protein is encoded by the exons ATGGCATCTATTGAAGAACTTCCTGATTCAACACGCCTAGCTAAAGATGAATAT GAAAAAGAGATTCCTTCATCAGATGAAATGATAGAGAGAAGCTTAGGAACATTTGGATGGGTAGAATTTGTGCAATGCATTCTCGTATCATTCGCGATGTTCTTCGATGCGCAACAAGCATTCATAACGATTTACACAGACGATTATCCGACATGGCATTGCACAAATTCAACATTATGCAATTCGAATTCGGACATCTGCAAGATTCCGAAATCTTCATGGTCATGGGATGGACCATCACAAAAAACAATCATATCTCAATTCCATCTTGAGTGTGCAAGTGACTTCATCATAGGTTTACCTCAATCTTCATTCTTCATTGGTTGTCTTATTGGTACTTTTGCTTTGGCAACTTTGGCTGATACGTCACTTGGAAGAAAAAACATGTTGATTCTCTCTTGTTTATCGATGTCGGTAGCCTCAATCGTCATTGTGTTTTCCACCAATGTTTGGATTTACTCGGGTTTCAAATTCCTCATCGGGTTTTGGCGTGCGTCGATTGGAACATGTGTTCTTGTTTTGTTAACGGAGAAAGTTAGTACGGAATGGAGGTTCACTGTTGGAATCGTTGAATATTTTTGCTTCACATTAGGGTACATGTCATTACCCGGTGTAGCTTATATTTTTCGATTTTCCTCCtggaaaaatatttatatttggaCATCGATTCCGGCTATAATATACTCAATCGTTGGTTATTGTTTTGTTACCGAGTCCCCGAGGTGGCTTCTAATGCAAGGAAGAAATCAAGAAGCTATTGCAATGCTTAAAGGGATGACTTCACAAGAAAATGAGGATTTAACCGCAAGTTTATTGCTAAGCGCACCCCCTAAACAGAGGGCTTCGGTTTTTCAACTTTACTCATCAATTACAACGTTGTTTGAGAGAAGATGGgctttgaaaagaatgcttgcaATTATGGTGCTTGGTATTGGAATTGGAATAGTTTATTTTGGTATGCCATTAGCCGTTGGAAATTTAGGATTCGATATTTACTTAGCCGTTGTGTTCAACGCCTTAATGGAAATACCTTCTTGTGTCGCTACTTATTTCTTAGAGAATCGACAAAGAAAGCCGTCGATTCTCTCATTTTCTCTAGCGAGTGGCATTAGTTGTGTTTTGTGCGTTGTTGCTGGTTCAAGATTACAAGGAATCAAAGTAGGGTTAGCGTTGATATCGTTTTTCAGCGCTTGCACGgcttataatgtgtttctaattTACATCATAGAACTATTTCCGACGAGTGTGAGGAACACGACGACGTCGTTGGTGAGACAAGCAATTGTTTTTGGCAACATTTTTAGTCcttttttgatatctgctgggagGAAAAATGATGCATTCTCTTATGGTGTGTTTGGTGTTGTTATCATATTGTCTTGTGTTACTTTGCTTGGTTTGCCTGAAACCAAAGGATTAGCACTTTGTGATACCATGGATCaacaagagagaaaagaaaaaagctATGTAATGTGA